The window TAAAAGGCGGTTTGCCGTCTTTTGCCAGAAACAGGGGAGCAGAAGCTGCCAAGGGCGATATTTTGGTTTTTTTCGATGCGGATGTCTATTTGCCAAAAGATTTTTTAGAAAAAACCATAAAAGAATTTAAAGAAAGGAATCTTGGCTTGGCAGGTTGTTATTCTTTGCCTCTGAGCGAGAAGCTTATAGATTTTGTGTTGTATGGAATCGCCAATTTTTATTTACGGCTTACTCAGATTTTTATTCCTCAGGTCGCCGGTTATTGTATTTTCGTTAAGAAAAAAATACACCAAGAAATAGGAGGATTCAACGAAGAGATGAAACTAAACGAAGATTTTGACTATGCCCAAAGAGCGTCAAAAAAAGAAAAAGGAAGATTTTTAAAATCAGCCAAAATTCCAATTTCCGTCAGAAGGCTGGATAAAGAAGGGAGGCTGGGATTGTCTTTAAAATATTTGGCTTGCACGATTTATTTCTTGCTATTCGGTGGAATTAAAAAAAACATTTTTAATTATCCCTTTGCTCATTACAATGAAAATTTGGAAGACATAGAAAAGAAAATAAAGAAATTAAAATTAAAATAATTTTTTAAAAAGATAAATGCTGTCTGTAATAATTCCCGCTTTTAACGAAGAAAAGCTCTTGCCTTTGCTTTTAGAATCTTTGAGGACCCAAACTTTTCAGGATTTTGAGGTGATTGTTTCCGATGCAAATTCAAAAGATAAAACAAAAGAGGTAGCCAGACTTTGGGGATGCAAGGTAATTAAAGGCGGTTTGCCGCCAGTCGGAAGAAACAGGGGGGCCGAAGTCGCTAAGGGCGATATTTTAGTTTTTTTGGATTCGGACGTGGTTTTGCCGAAAGAATTTCTGGAAGAGTCCTTGAGAGAATTTAAACACAGGGAATTGGACGTTGCTGGTTGTTATTCCCAACCCCTGAGCGACAAAGACATTGATTTCATTATTTACGGAACTGCCAACGCTTATTTGAAGATAACTCAATTTTTCCTTCCCCAGGCTCCCGGCCATTGCATTATTATAAAAAAAGAAATTCATAAAAAAATCAACGGTTTTAATGAAGAAATAAAAATAAACGAAGATTTTGATTATATAAACAGGGCGGCTGAAATAGGGAAATTCAGATATTTAGAAAAAATTAAGATTCCAATATCAATGAGAAGATTGGATAAAGACGGCCGATTAACGATGTCGGTTAAATATGCAATTTGCGCTTTTTATTTCGCCTTATTCGGCGGAGTAAAATCTGATATTTTTAATTACAGGTTCGGCCATTACCAAGAAAAAAATAAAACTTTTAAAGATAAGATAAAAGAATTTAAAATTAAAATTAAAAACGATGTCAAAAATTAAATCAATTAAAGCCAGGGAAATATTGGATTCGCGGGGGGACCCCACTATTGAGGTTGACTTGGTAACGCAGGATGGTATTTTCCAATCATCGGTTCCCTCCGGAGCTTCCAAGGGCAGGAATGAAGCTAAAGAATTAAGAGACGGCGGGAAGCGATATCACGGCAAGGGAGTATTGAAAGCCATAAAAAACGTGAATGAGGTTTTGGCTGAAAAATTAGAAGGCAAAGAAGCAACTCAGCAAAAAGAAATTGATTATTTAATGTTAAAGCTGGACGGTACGAAAAACAAAGCCCGATTGGGAGCTAACGCTATTTTGGCGGTTTCCATGGCGGTTTGCCGAGCCGGGGCCAAAGCCAAGGGAATCTCTCTTTTTCAATATATTTCCCAAATTTTTAATTTTGAATATAAAAATCAGGTATTGCCTGAATCTGTTTTACCCCAGCCCTGTTTTAATATTATTAACGGCGGCGCCCATGCCGGAAGCGAATTAGATGTTCAGGAATTTATGATTTTGCCAAGAGCAGGGTCATTTGTTGAAAACTTGAGGCAAGCTTCAGAAATTTATCATGTTTTAAAAGGAATTTTAAAAGAAAAATTCAAAGAATCATCGATTAATTTGGGAGACGAAGGCGGGTTTTCTCCGCCTTTGAATAAAAGCGAAGAAGCCTTAAGTTTGATAATGGAGGCGATAAAAAAATCAGGTTATTTCCAAAAAACGGAAATTGGATTGGACGTGGCCGCCACTCAGTTTTATAAGAATAAAAAATATAATTTTGAAGGCAGAAGCCTGACTTCAAAAGAATTTTTGAATTTTTATAAAAAAGAAATTCAGGACTTCCCGATTTTATTTATCGAAGACCCTTTTGCCGAAGAGGATTTTGATGGGTTTGCCGGTATTACAAGGTCTATCGAGAAAAAAATATTCATTTTAGGGGACGATTTAATAACGACAAACTTAGAAAGAATGAAAATAGCCGAAGAAAAAAAGGCCTGTTCTGGAATGATTATTAAACCCAATCAAGTGGGCACCGTAACCGAAACTTTGGAAGCGGCAAAATTGGCAAAATTTTACGGTTGGAAAATTTTAGTTTCCCACCGTTCTGGAGACACTTTCGACTCTTTTATTTCCGATTTAGCCGTCGGAATCGGCGCTGATTTTATAAAAGCCGGCGCTCCGGCCCGAGGGGAGAGAGTGGAAAAATATAACAGATTATTAAGAATAGAGGAGGAACTGAAAAAATAATTTTATGAATTTTAAAGAATTAAGCGATTTTTTGGCAGATTCTTCTCAAAAAGTTGAACCTAAAATAGAGGAACTTCTTTTTTCTTATATTGACGGGAAAAACAAAGAAGCCGTCAGATATCAAATTTCCACCGGCGGGAAAAGATTAAGGCCGGCCTTGGCTTTGGCTGTTTGCCAAATGTTCGGAGGTAAAATTGAGGATATTTTATATCCGGCTGCCAGTTTAGAAATTTTACACAATTATAGCTTAATAATTGACGATATTGTTGATAAAAGCATTTTAAGAAGGAAAACATCGACTTGTTGGTTTAAATTGGGAAAATCTACTGCCGAATGTATAAGCATTGATTATGCAGCCGCTGTTTTCCAAGGGGCTAATCGTTCGAAAAAGCCGATAGAAATTTCAGAGCTTTTGGCAAAAAGCATGAAAGTTTTGGTTGACGGAGAAATACTGGATATTTTATTTGAACAATCGGGGCGGAGCAACGAGCCTTATATTAAACAAAATCGCTACGACAAAGTGACTGACCAAGATTATTTTGAAATGGTTTCCAAAAAAACAGCTATTTTGGTTCAGACAAGTTGCGAAATCGGGGCTTTGATTTCCGGTGCCAAAGAAAAAAACTTGGAAGTAATAAAAGAGTACGGTTTAAACCTGGGGATAGCTTTTCAGATTCAGGATGACATTTTGGATATTTTCGGTTTCCAGAAATCATTTGGCAAAAGAAAAGGACAGGATATAGCTGAAGGAAAACTCGGCAACATTGTTATTCTTTTTGCTTTTCGGGAATTTTCTTCCGAAGACAAAAAAATTTTTTTGGAAATAATAAGAAAGGGTAATGTAAAAAATGAAGAATTAAAAAAGGCCTTGGAAATGATAAAAAAAACCAATGCTCTTTCAATCTCTTCGGCTAAAGCCCAGGAATTTATAAACAAAGCTAAAAAAGCTCTTGAATCCTTGCCTCAAAACAAATGGAACGATATCTTGAAAGAAGTTGCCGATTTTGTGATAAAAAGGGAAAAATAGCATTGATATCAAAAGCAAAATCAAAAGAAAAACGGCCATTGGAGCCGTTTTTCTTTTATTGACAAACGATTTCAATTGGATAAAAATAAACCAGTACCTGAAAAATTAAAGAGGTGAAGTTATGGAAAACTTAGAAAAAATTAAATCTATTTGTCCGGAATGTTTTAAGAATGGAAAAACTATTAAAATAGAGGCCGAGATTATAGAAGATGAAGGCAAAATATGGATAACTAAGAGTTGTCCGCAACACGGATCATTTAAGGATGTAATGTTTAGTGATCCCCAGCTTTATTACAAATGGATGAAATATAAAAAAGAGGGGCACGGCGTGGAAAACGTTGAGATTAAAAGTTCGATTTTTCCCGACACACGGTTGTATCCAAAACATAAATCCCAAACCATTTTGACGAACCTTTTGGTAACCAATAGGTGTAATCTAAGATGCGGT is drawn from Candidatus Nealsonbacteria bacterium and contains these coding sequences:
- a CDS encoding glycosyltransferase encodes the protein MISIIIPTLNEEKHLFLLLESLKNQTFQDFEVIVSDAGSKDKTLKIAQEWGCKTVKGGLPSFARNRGAEAAKGDILVFFDADVYLPKDFLEKTIKEFKERNLGLAGCYSLPLSEKLIDFVLYGIANFYLRLTQIFIPQVAGYCIFVKKKIHQEIGGFNEEMKLNEDFDYAQRASKKEKGRFLKSAKIPISVRRLDKEGRLGLSLKYLACTIYFLLFGGIKKNIFNYPFAHYNENLEDIEKKIKKLKLK
- a CDS encoding glycosyltransferase translates to MLSVIIPAFNEEKLLPLLLESLRTQTFQDFEVIVSDANSKDKTKEVARLWGCKVIKGGLPPVGRNRGAEVAKGDILVFLDSDVVLPKEFLEESLREFKHRELDVAGCYSQPLSDKDIDFIIYGTANAYLKITQFFLPQAPGHCIIIKKEIHKKINGFNEEIKINEDFDYINRAAEIGKFRYLEKIKIPISMRRLDKDGRLTMSVKYAICAFYFALFGGVKSDIFNYRFGHYQEKNKTFKDKIKEFKIKIKNDVKN
- the eno gene encoding phosphopyruvate hydratase: MSKIKSIKAREILDSRGDPTIEVDLVTQDGIFQSSVPSGASKGRNEAKELRDGGKRYHGKGVLKAIKNVNEVLAEKLEGKEATQQKEIDYLMLKLDGTKNKARLGANAILAVSMAVCRAGAKAKGISLFQYISQIFNFEYKNQVLPESVLPQPCFNIINGGAHAGSELDVQEFMILPRAGSFVENLRQASEIYHVLKGILKEKFKESSINLGDEGGFSPPLNKSEEALSLIMEAIKKSGYFQKTEIGLDVAATQFYKNKKYNFEGRSLTSKEFLNFYKKEIQDFPILFIEDPFAEEDFDGFAGITRSIEKKIFILGDDLITTNLERMKIAEEKKACSGMIIKPNQVGTVTETLEAAKLAKFYGWKILVSHRSGDTFDSFISDLAVGIGADFIKAGAPARGERVEKYNRLLRIEEELKK
- a CDS encoding polyprenyl synthetase family protein, with the translated sequence MNFKELSDFLADSSQKVEPKIEELLFSYIDGKNKEAVRYQISTGGKRLRPALALAVCQMFGGKIEDILYPAASLEILHNYSLIIDDIVDKSILRRKTSTCWFKLGKSTAECISIDYAAAVFQGANRSKKPIEISELLAKSMKVLVDGEILDILFEQSGRSNEPYIKQNRYDKVTDQDYFEMVSKKTAILVQTSCEIGALISGAKEKNLEVIKEYGLNLGIAFQIQDDILDIFGFQKSFGKRKGQDIAEGKLGNIVILFAFREFSSEDKKIFLEIIRKGNVKNEELKKALEMIKKTNALSISSAKAQEFINKAKKALESLPQNKWNDILKEVADFVIKREK